From Segatella copri, the proteins below share one genomic window:
- a CDS encoding NAD(P)/FAD-dependent oxidoreductase yields MSINIKRNQLKRVVIVGGGLGGLRLAEDLCNSNLQVVLIDKNNFHQFPPLIYQIASAGIDPSSISFPFRQIFRKRKNFYFRMAEARAVFPDKKILQTSIGKIEYDYLVFAAGTTTNFYGNANIEKWAIPMKTVSEAMGLRNAVLSNLERALTCATEEERQELLNVVIVGGGATGVEIAGALSEMKHYVIPYDYPDMDSSLMHIYLLEAGDRLLAGMSQDSSKKAYEFLTSMGVDVQFGKMVTDYKDHKVLMKDGQEIPTRTFLWVSGVKAQPITGIDGDHLDRGFRIVVDEFNRIPGMDGLFAIGDQCIQTTDPAYPSGHPQLAQVAIQQAALLAKNIQKIAKADEENEKHPGSSAQNIDQQLKPFRYKNLGSMATIGRHKAVVELGKFHSQGFFAWVLWLVVHLRSILGVKNKVMVLLNWLWKYVSYNDSIRMITYATKPKEVRDRLKREQTTHLGTDLLENEEEEEEA; encoded by the coding sequence ATGAGCATTAATATCAAGAGAAATCAGTTGAAGAGAGTAGTTATCGTAGGTGGCGGACTCGGTGGTCTTCGTTTGGCAGAAGACCTCTGCAATTCAAACCTGCAGGTGGTGTTGATCGATAAGAACAATTTCCATCAGTTCCCTCCGCTTATCTATCAGATAGCTTCGGCAGGTATCGACCCAAGTTCCATCTCCTTCCCTTTCCGCCAGATTTTCCGCAAGCGCAAGAACTTCTACTTCCGCATGGCAGAAGCGAGAGCCGTATTCCCAGACAAGAAGATTCTGCAGACTTCCATCGGTAAGATTGAGTACGATTACCTGGTGTTCGCAGCAGGAACCACTACCAATTTCTATGGCAATGCCAACATCGAGAAGTGGGCGATTCCGATGAAGACCGTTTCAGAGGCAATGGGATTGCGCAACGCTGTGCTGAGTAACCTGGAACGTGCATTGACCTGTGCCACAGAAGAGGAGCGACAGGAACTCCTGAACGTGGTCATTGTGGGCGGTGGTGCCACAGGTGTGGAGATAGCCGGAGCCCTCTCTGAAATGAAGCACTACGTGATTCCTTATGATTATCCTGATATGGACTCATCTCTGATGCACATCTATCTTCTGGAAGCGGGCGACAGACTGCTCGCCGGAATGTCACAGGACTCTTCTAAGAAAGCATACGAATTCCTTACCAGTATGGGTGTGGATGTACAGTTTGGCAAAATGGTAACCGACTACAAGGACCACAAGGTTCTGATGAAGGACGGTCAGGAGATTCCTACCCGCACCTTCCTCTGGGTATCAGGTGTAAAGGCACAGCCTATCACAGGTATCGATGGCGACCATCTAGACCGTGGTTTCCGAATCGTAGTAGATGAATTCAACCGCATCCCTGGCATGGACGGTCTCTTCGCTATCGGCGACCAGTGTATCCAGACCACAGACCCAGCTTATCCTAGCGGTCATCCACAGTTGGCACAGGTAGCCATTCAGCAGGCAGCACTCCTGGCTAAGAATATCCAGAAGATTGCGAAGGCAGATGAGGAGAATGAGAAGCATCCTGGTTCTTCAGCCCAAAACATCGACCAGCAGCTCAAGCCATTCCGCTACAAGAACCTGGGTTCTATGGCTACCATCGGAAGACACAAGGCTGTAGTAGAGCTTGGCAAGTTCCACAGCCAAGGCTTCTTTGCCTGGGTATTGTGGCTGGTAGTTCACCTCCGCTCCATCCTCGGCGTAAAGAACAAGGTAATGGTATTGCTCAACTGGCTCTGGAAGTACGTAAGCTATAACGATTCCATCCGAATGATTACCTACGCCACCAAACCAAAAGAGGTGCGCGATCGATTGAAGCGTGAACAGACCACTCATCTCGGCACCGATTTGCTGGAGAATGAAGAAGAGGAAGAGGAAGCTTAA
- a CDS encoding LacI family DNA-binding transcriptional regulator: MAKYVTIMDIARELGISKSTVSRALSGDTGNVKTETLQKILATAERMGYHRNELAVNFRQQSTHNIGIIIPEIVTTFYMTFINDAQAILRKQGYKVMIAISNENPEQERENILMMEQLRVDGILMSACDKEHNVDLYNKVIERGIPIVFFDRTVEKVKASQVHMDDYIMSFFMVETLLRKGYKHIIHIPGPAYIRNSYERLRGYRDALEKFHIEYQAQDVLSPALSAEEGSWVMERFLEKNVPFDAVFGFTETAVLGAKSAIQKRGLRIPEDVALCCMSGTALATLVHPQLTVVEQPIEKMAQESCRLLLEHIADGYRRIEEIALRGETVIREST; this comes from the coding sequence ATGGCAAAATATGTAACCATCATGGATATTGCAAGGGAACTGGGGATTTCCAAGTCCACCGTTTCACGTGCTCTTTCGGGAGATACGGGTAATGTGAAGACGGAAACCTTGCAGAAGATATTGGCAACTGCCGAGCGGATGGGCTATCATCGCAACGAACTGGCTGTGAACTTTCGCCAGCAGAGTACTCATAACATCGGCATCATCATCCCCGAAATCGTAACAACGTTCTATATGACCTTTATCAATGATGCTCAAGCCATCTTGCGCAAGCAGGGGTATAAGGTAATGATTGCCATCTCTAACGAGAATCCTGAGCAGGAGAGAGAGAACATTCTGATGATGGAGCAGCTGCGTGTGGATGGCATCCTGATGAGTGCATGCGATAAGGAGCATAATGTGGACCTATATAATAAGGTGATAGAAAGGGGCATTCCCATTGTGTTTTTCGATAGAACGGTGGAGAAGGTAAAGGCTTCACAGGTGCACATGGACGATTACATCATGTCGTTTTTCATGGTGGAGACTTTGTTGCGCAAGGGGTATAAGCATATTATTCATATCCCGGGACCTGCTTATATCCGAAACAGCTATGAACGATTGAGGGGCTATCGGGATGCGCTGGAAAAGTTTCATATAGAGTATCAGGCGCAAGATGTCTTGTCGCCAGCCTTGTCGGCTGAAGAGGGTAGTTGGGTGATGGAGCGTTTCCTGGAGAAGAATGTGCCCTTTGATGCGGTATTTGGCTTTACGGAGACTGCTGTGTTGGGAGCCAAGAGTGCTATCCAGAAGCGTGGCTTGCGCATTCCGGAGGATGTGGCGCTTTGCTGCATGTCTGGCACAGCTCTGGCTACTTTGGTTCATCCTCAGTTGACGGTAGTGGAGCAGCCTATTGAGAAAATGGCGCAGGAAAGTTGCCGACTGCTGCTGGAGCATATTGCCGATGGTTATAGAAGGATAGAGGAAATTGCATTGAGAGGTGAAACTGTGATAAGGGAATCTACTTAA
- a CDS encoding MFS transporter: MEQDSKFQANTSLENNSQGKVPFISKLAYGMGDVGCNFSWMFVGNFLMIFYTDVFGISMSAVATLMLVSRFWDAINDPIIGTLTDKTHTRWGRFRPWLLFGAPITALVLILTFWAHPEWSQTAKIIYMAVTYCILVLGYTCVNLPYGTLCGAMTQDIDERAKLNTSRSVSAMMAIGVINIVTVPLISWFGAGDTKYGYLAVAVLYGIIFAACHLFCFHKTKEVVEVPVGQKLPLKVQLRSVMKNKPYLLALLGQLLFGFIHYGRNADMLYYFTYVEGSATLFSYYSMAIIVPSIIGAACFPLVFRKTGNKGFTAAIFAFLTGITMIGLYFFSPNGSAIMFYLFSALSWFFFSGFNTAIYAIIPDCVEYGEWKTGIRNDGFQYAFISLGNKIGMALGTSLLAIALGSAGYVSNAVQNPEVLNIMHHAFSTIPGVLWIVTAGCLCFYKLNKKQYKQIMTDLENKKK; this comes from the coding sequence ATGGAACAAGATTCTAAATTTCAAGCGAACACTTCGCTAGAGAACAATTCACAGGGAAAGGTTCCCTTCATCAGTAAGCTCGCCTACGGCATGGGCGATGTGGGCTGCAACTTCAGTTGGATGTTCGTGGGCAATTTCCTCATGATTTTCTACACCGATGTGTTCGGAATCAGCATGAGTGCCGTAGCAACCCTGATGCTTGTTTCCCGATTCTGGGACGCCATCAACGACCCCATCATCGGCACACTTACCGACAAGACCCACACCCGATGGGGACGATTCCGCCCATGGCTGCTCTTCGGAGCTCCTATCACGGCACTGGTACTGATACTCACCTTCTGGGCACATCCGGAATGGAGCCAGACCGCCAAGATTATCTATATGGCAGTAACCTACTGCATCCTGGTACTGGGATATACCTGCGTGAACCTGCCTTACGGCACACTCTGCGGAGCCATGACGCAAGACATCGATGAGAGAGCCAAGCTCAACACCAGCCGTTCGGTGAGCGCCATGATGGCCATCGGAGTAATCAACATCGTAACCGTTCCGCTCATCAGCTGGTTTGGCGCAGGCGATACCAAATATGGTTATCTGGCTGTGGCTGTACTCTACGGCATCATCTTCGCTGCCTGCCATCTGTTCTGCTTCCACAAGACCAAGGAAGTGGTAGAAGTTCCTGTGGGACAGAAGCTCCCTCTAAAGGTGCAGCTTCGCTCCGTGATGAAGAACAAGCCCTATCTGCTCGCCCTCTTAGGACAGTTGCTCTTCGGTTTCATCCACTACGGACGCAACGCCGACATGCTCTACTATTTCACTTATGTGGAAGGTTCAGCAACACTCTTCTCCTACTATTCCATGGCCATCATCGTGCCAAGCATCATAGGTGCAGCCTGCTTCCCTCTGGTATTCAGAAAAACGGGCAACAAGGGTTTCACGGCAGCCATCTTCGCTTTCCTCACCGGTATTACGATGATAGGTCTGTACTTCTTCAGCCCTAACGGCAGCGCCATCATGTTCTATCTGTTCTCAGCTTTGTCGTGGTTCTTCTTCTCAGGCTTCAATACAGCCATCTATGCCATCATCCCCGACTGTGTGGAGTATGGCGAGTGGAAGACGGGCATCAGAAACGACGGATTCCAATACGCCTTCATCTCGCTGGGCAACAAGATAGGAATGGCACTCGGCACATCGCTTCTCGCCATTGCCCTGGGCAGTGCAGGATATGTAAGCAACGCTGTGCAGAATCCAGAAGTATTGAACATCATGCACCACGCCTTCAGCACCATTCCGGGAGTCTTGTGGATCGTCACCGCAGGATGCCTCTGCTTCTACAAGCTCAACAAGAAGCAATACAAGCAGATCATGACCGATCTGGAGAATAAGAAGAAATAA
- a CDS encoding zinc-dependent alcohol dehydrogenase has translation MRQAILVEPKHIEFKEVAEPKAADLTAHQVLVNIKRIGICGSEIHSYHGLHPATFYPVVQGHEYSGVVMAVGSEVTVCKPGDHITARPQLVCGKCNPCKRGQYNVCEHLRVQAFQADGAAQDFFVVDDDRVAKLPEGMSLDYGAMIEPSAVGAHASNRTDVKGKNVVVSGAGTIGNLIAQFCIARGAKNVLITDVSDLRLAKARECGIKHTLNITKKTLKEAAQELFGEEGYQVGFEVAGVEVSIRSLMETIEKGSDIVVVAVFAKDPALSMFYLGEHELRLIGSMMYRHEDYLTAIDYVSKGIVNLKPLVSNRFAFEEYDDAYKFIDTHRETSMKVLIDFEQKPGEKK, from the coding sequence ATGAGACAGGCAATATTGGTAGAACCAAAGCATATCGAATTCAAGGAAGTAGCAGAACCAAAGGCAGCAGACTTAACTGCTCATCAGGTTCTCGTCAACATCAAGCGCATCGGCATCTGCGGTAGCGAGATTCACTCTTACCACGGTCTTCACCCAGCCACCTTCTACCCAGTGGTTCAGGGACATGAGTACTCAGGAGTGGTTATGGCTGTAGGCAGCGAAGTTACCGTCTGCAAGCCTGGCGACCACATCACCGCTCGCCCACAGTTGGTTTGCGGCAAGTGCAACCCTTGCAAGCGCGGACAGTATAATGTTTGTGAGCACCTGCGTGTTCAGGCTTTCCAGGCAGATGGTGCAGCACAGGATTTCTTTGTAGTAGATGACGACCGCGTGGCTAAGTTGCCAGAAGGCATGAGCCTTGACTACGGTGCCATGATTGAGCCTTCAGCCGTTGGTGCCCATGCCAGCAACCGCACCGATGTGAAGGGTAAGAATGTAGTTGTGAGCGGTGCAGGAACCATCGGCAACCTCATAGCCCAGTTCTGCATTGCTCGTGGCGCCAAGAATGTACTCATTACCGATGTAAGCGACCTCCGCCTGGCTAAGGCTCGCGAATGCGGCATCAAGCACACCCTCAACATCACCAAGAAGACCTTGAAGGAGGCAGCCCAGGAACTTTTCGGTGAGGAAGGCTATCAGGTAGGTTTCGAGGTAGCAGGTGTAGAAGTTTCCATCCGTTCGCTGATGGAGACCATCGAGAAAGGTAGCGACATCGTGGTTGTGGCAGTCTTTGCCAAGGACCCAGCCCTCAGCATGTTCTATCTGGGCGAGCATGAGTTGAGACTCATCGGTTCAATGATGTATCGCCACGAAGATTATCTCACAGCCATCGATTACGTAAGCAAGGGCATCGTCAACCTCAAACCACTCGTAAGCAACCGCTTCGCCTTCGAAGAATACGATGATGCCTACAAGTTTATCGACACTCATCGCGAAACCAGCATGAAGGTTCTCATCGATTTCGAACAGAAACCTGGAGAGAAGAAGTAA
- a CDS encoding carbohydrate kinase family protein: MEKKQSVIGIGEALFDVLPEGKKLGGAPANFAYHVSQFGLNSCAVSAMGDDELGKELEKELNDHHLNYQIDKVAYPTGTVQVSLDANGIPCYDIKEGAAWDNIPYTPALEELAKNCTAACFGSLAQRNEVSRNTIYRFLDNMPKEEGILKIFDINLRQGFYTKEIITESIKRCNILKINDEELITISRIFGYPGIDLENKCWLLLGKYNLKMLILTCGVNGSYVFTPGEVSFIETPKVEVADTVGAGDSFTGAFVASILKGKSVKEAHELAVKVSAFVCTQNGAMPVLPKEFTR, from the coding sequence ATGGAAAAGAAACAATCAGTGATAGGTATCGGCGAGGCACTCTTCGATGTGCTTCCTGAAGGAAAGAAGCTAGGTGGCGCTCCAGCCAACTTTGCTTACCATGTTTCGCAGTTCGGACTCAATAGCTGTGCGGTCAGCGCAATGGGCGATGATGAGTTGGGCAAGGAACTGGAGAAGGAACTCAACGATCACCATCTCAACTATCAGATAGACAAGGTAGCCTACCCTACAGGCACCGTCCAGGTTTCACTCGATGCCAACGGCATTCCTTGCTACGACATCAAGGAGGGAGCAGCCTGGGACAACATCCCTTACACCCCAGCCCTAGAAGAATTGGCTAAGAATTGCACCGCAGCCTGCTTCGGTTCGCTGGCTCAGCGCAACGAGGTTTCTCGCAACACCATCTATCGCTTCCTCGATAACATGCCGAAGGAAGAAGGAATCCTCAAAATCTTCGATATCAATCTCCGTCAGGGATTCTATACCAAGGAAATTATCACCGAGAGCATCAAGCGATGCAACATCCTCAAGATCAATGATGAGGAATTGATTACCATAAGCCGCATCTTCGGCTATCCGGGCATCGACCTGGAGAACAAATGCTGGCTCCTCTTGGGCAAGTACAATCTGAAGATGCTCATTCTTACCTGCGGTGTAAACGGCAGTTATGTGTTCACCCCTGGCGAAGTTTCGTTTATCGAGACTCCGAAGGTGGAAGTGGCTGATACGGTGGGTGCCGGTGATTCATTCACAGGCGCATTCGTGGCAAGCATCTTGAAGGGTAAGAGCGTAAAGGAAGCTCATGAATTGGCAGTAAAGGTTTCGGCATTCGTCTGTACACAGAACGGAGCCATGCCGGTCTTGCCTAAGGAATTTACAAGATAA
- a CDS encoding VOC family protein: MKIKDFTTGVQHIGIPTNDINKTIEFYHALGFETALRTVNGTEEVAFLQLHNLIIETYQNHQAKMEYGAIDHIAIDVKNIDDLFLVVKEAGTFKMLDQQVNGLPFWENGVKFFTIEGPNKEKIEFCEKL; encoded by the coding sequence ATGAAGATTAAAGATTTTACAACAGGTGTGCAGCACATTGGTATTCCTACCAACGACATCAACAAGACCATTGAGTTTTATCATGCCCTGGGCTTTGAGACAGCCCTCCGCACAGTAAACGGCACCGAGGAAGTAGCCTTCCTCCAGCTCCACAATCTCATCATCGAGACCTATCAGAACCATCAGGCAAAGATGGAATATGGAGCCATCGACCACATCGCCATCGATGTAAAGAACATAGACGATCTCTTCCTGGTAGTGAAGGAAGCCGGCACCTTCAAGATGCTGGATCAGCAGGTAAATGGTCTTCCTTTCTGGGAGAACGGCGTAAAGTTCTTCACCATTGAGGGTCCAAACAAGGAGAAAATCGAGTTCTGCGAGAAACTCTAA
- a CDS encoding cupin domain-containing protein, producing the protein MVIDFEKIAEAHLEGFKGGQGKLDTRNYVDDKVKIMYSTLRPGASTGLHTHEGNCEIIYVVSGTATFHYDDTVEEVRQGQVHYCPMNHAHYMENLTDHDLVYLAIVPEHH; encoded by the coding sequence ATGGTAATAGATTTCGAAAAGATTGCTGAGGCTCATTTGGAGGGCTTCAAGGGTGGGCAGGGTAAACTCGACACCCGTAACTATGTGGATGACAAGGTGAAGATTATGTATTCTACCTTGCGTCCGGGTGCATCAACTGGTCTTCATACTCATGAGGGCAACTGCGAGATTATCTATGTGGTAAGCGGCACTGCTACTTTCCATTATGATGATACCGTGGAGGAGGTTCGACAGGGACAGGTGCATTATTGCCCTATGAACCATGCTCATTATATGGAGAACCTCACCGACCATGATCTGGTGTATCTCGCCATTGTGCCTGAGCATCATTAA
- a CDS encoding NUDIX hydrolase, with protein sequence MADKDMKWKTLSQKYLIEKPWLTARVDKVELPTGAIIDEYYVLEYPDWVNTIAITKEGMFVFVRQYRYAIGKTVNELCAGVIEKGEDPMAAAKRELMEETGFGGGNWQKWMTISANPSTHTNLTHCFLATDVERMDVQHLDQAEDIEVRLFSREEVMDMLEKGEIWQSLMAAPLWKYFAKAK encoded by the coding sequence ATGGCTGATAAAGATATGAAATGGAAGACGCTCTCGCAGAAGTATCTGATAGAGAAGCCTTGGCTCACGGCACGAGTGGATAAGGTGGAATTGCCTACGGGGGCCATTATCGATGAATATTACGTGCTGGAATATCCCGATTGGGTGAACACCATCGCCATCACGAAGGAGGGAATGTTCGTCTTCGTTCGCCAGTATCGCTATGCGATAGGTAAAACGGTGAATGAACTTTGCGCAGGAGTGATAGAGAAGGGCGAGGACCCGATGGCGGCTGCCAAGCGAGAGCTGATGGAAGAGACGGGATTCGGTGGCGGTAACTGGCAGAAGTGGATGACGATTTCGGCTAATCCGAGCACGCATACCAATCTTACCCATTGCTTTCTGGCTACGGATGTGGAGCGCATGGATGTTCAGCATCTTGACCAGGCTGAGGATATCGAGGTTCGCCTCTTCTCAAGAGAAGAAGTGATGGATATGCTGGAGAAGGGAGAAATCTGGCAAAGCCTGATGGCGGCTCCGCTATGGAAGTATTTTGCAAAAGCAAAGTAA
- a CDS encoding phospholipase: MKKIFLFILFCLSVCSMSAYDFLRAVKDEIPGGYNFWVYTPVDYFYSQEQTPVIIFLHGASLCGKNLNKVRRYGPLDAIVKGRDIDALTIVPQNPGGAWNPKKIMDMLDWVKKNYPCDSNRVYVLGMSLGGYGTMDVCATYPDRIAAGMALCGGCSYKDVSGLGDLPFWIIHGTADRAVPVKQSKVVVDKLVKDGKDTRLIYDWWKGANHGTPARVFYLKKTYQWLFSHSLSDKDRPVNKNISITMSDLGRAYGDVNRNAPQPELIDGPSVIKQEGNEY; encoded by the coding sequence ATGAAAAAGATATTTTTGTTTATATTATTCTGTCTTTCCGTATGCAGCATGTCGGCTTACGACTTTCTGCGAGCTGTGAAAGATGAGATTCCGGGAGGTTACAACTTCTGGGTTTATACGCCGGTAGATTATTTTTATTCGCAAGAACAGACACCGGTCATCATCTTTCTGCATGGTGCCAGTCTTTGCGGCAAGAATCTGAATAAGGTGAGAAGATACGGACCGCTTGATGCCATCGTCAAGGGGCGCGATATCGATGCGCTGACCATCGTTCCGCAGAATCCGGGAGGAGCCTGGAATCCGAAGAAAATCATGGATATGCTCGACTGGGTGAAAAAGAATTACCCATGCGATTCTAATAGGGTTTATGTCTTGGGCATGAGCTTGGGCGGTTATGGCACCATGGATGTCTGTGCTACTTATCCCGACAGGATAGCTGCCGGCATGGCGCTGTGTGGCGGCTGTTCGTATAAGGATGTGAGCGGATTGGGCGATTTGCCTTTCTGGATTATCCATGGCACAGCAGATAGGGCAGTACCGGTCAAACAATCGAAGGTGGTGGTAGATAAACTTGTGAAGGATGGCAAGGATACCCGATTGATATACGACTGGTGGAAGGGTGCTAATCACGGTACCCCTGCCCGTGTATTTTATCTGAAGAAAACCTATCAGTGGCTCTTCTCACACAGCCTTTCGGATAAAGACAGACCCGTGAATAAAAACATCAGCATTACGATGAGCGATTTGGGCAGAGCGTATGGTGATGTGAACAGAAATGCCCCTCAGCCTGAACTCATCGATGGTCCGAGTGTGATCAAGCAAGAGGGAAATGAATATTAA
- a CDS encoding peroxiredoxin encodes MNVGDKIPEILGIDQDGREIKASDYRGRKIVLYSYPKANTSGCTAEACSLQAHKEELAAAGYEIIGVSKDKQALQKKFAETKGLQFPLIADTETTLLQELGCWGEKVTCGRKSIGILRTTYLVNEEGVIEKIFTPKEIKTKIHAEQILDYIHQ; translated from the coding sequence ATGAATGTAGGAGATAAAATACCAGAGATTCTTGGCATTGACCAGGACGGACGTGAGATAAAGGCAAGCGACTACCGTGGTCGCAAGATTGTGCTCTACAGTTATCCGAAGGCTAACACCAGCGGATGCACTGCTGAGGCTTGCTCCCTGCAAGCACATAAGGAGGAGCTGGCAGCAGCCGGTTATGAGATTATCGGCGTGAGCAAGGACAAGCAGGCTCTGCAGAAGAAGTTTGCCGAAACCAAGGGTTTGCAGTTCCCTCTTATCGCAGATACCGAAACCACCTTACTGCAGGAACTCGGCTGCTGGGGCGAGAAGGTAACCTGCGGCAGAAAGTCCATCGGCATTCTCCGCACCACCTATCTTGTCAACGAAGAAGGTGTCATTGAGAAGATCTTCACTCCTAAAGAGATCAAGACCAAGATTCATGCAGAGCAGATTCTGGATTACATCCATCAATAG
- a CDS encoding sugar O-acetyltransferase, with amino-acid sequence MTEFEKMRNSELYDFSNKEGMKSIEHANRLCCRLQTLTLFDEDYRTIIEELIPGIPASATICPPFHCDHGHGIKVGENVFINYGATMLDEGWITIGNRTLIGPNCQLVTPNHPINYMERRKPVETGFPITIGEDCWLGAGVIVCPGVTIGNRCVIGAGSVVVKDIPDDSMAVGNPARVIRKLR; translated from the coding sequence ATGACAGAATTTGAAAAAATGAGAAACAGCGAGCTCTATGATTTCAGCAACAAGGAAGGCATGAAAAGCATAGAGCACGCCAACCGTCTCTGCTGCCGCCTACAGACGCTAACCCTGTTTGATGAAGACTATCGAACCATTATCGAAGAACTGATTCCTGGCATTCCAGCTTCAGCCACCATCTGTCCACCCTTCCACTGCGACCATGGTCACGGCATCAAGGTGGGTGAGAATGTATTCATCAACTATGGCGCCACGATGCTCGATGAAGGCTGGATTACCATCGGCAACCGCACCCTGATAGGTCCGAACTGCCAGCTGGTAACCCCTAACCACCCCATCAATTATATGGAACGACGCAAGCCAGTAGAAACAGGCTTCCCCATCACCATTGGCGAGGATTGCTGGCTGGGCGCAGGAGTCATCGTCTGCCCTGGAGTAACCATCGGCAACCGCTGCGTAATCGGTGCCGGCAGCGTAGTGGTCAAGGATATTCCTGATGACTCCATGGCTGTGGGAAATCCGGCAAGAGTTATCAGAAAGCTCAGATAA
- a CDS encoding GlsB/YeaQ/YmgE family stress response membrane protein produces MLEHIADFTAWPILTGIFIGYIANRIMSGEGKGCCMNLFIGIVGSYAGAIISSLLNIELFGKGYLTNFIFCVIGAIAVLWIWKKLFD; encoded by the coding sequence ATGTTAGAACACATTGCAGATTTCACAGCGTGGCCAATCCTTACTGGTATTTTCATTGGCTATATTGCCAACCGCATTATGAGCGGTGAAGGAAAAGGATGTTGTATGAATCTCTTCATAGGTATTGTAGGCAGTTATGCCGGTGCCATCATCAGCAGTCTGCTGAACATTGAGTTGTTTGGCAAGGGTTATCTTACCAATTTCATCTTCTGTGTCATTGGTGCCATAGCGGTATTGTGGATTTGGAAGAAGCTTTTCGATTAA
- a CDS encoding HD domain-containing protein yields MTNKELILANLMRAMIKYDGGDAPRIQHFVKVHDFARMIAIAEGMNEEELFVLEAAAILHDVGIHVSEARYGNCDGKHQEELGPDEARKVLSAVDGFTAAQIERICWLIAHHHTYQDVTSLDHRILLEADFLVNSFEAHLAPEGIITFRDHVFRSESAISMLNDMWGL; encoded by the coding sequence ATGACAAACAAGGAATTGATACTCGCCAATCTGATGAGGGCGATGATAAAATATGATGGTGGCGATGCGCCACGCATCCAGCATTTCGTAAAGGTACACGATTTTGCCCGTATGATTGCGATAGCAGAGGGAATGAACGAGGAAGAGCTCTTCGTGCTCGAAGCAGCAGCCATTCTTCACGATGTAGGCATTCACGTTTCAGAAGCCAGATACGGCAACTGCGATGGCAAGCACCAGGAAGAACTGGGTCCTGACGAGGCAAGAAAAGTACTGTCAGCAGTAGATGGATTCACAGCCGCACAAATAGAAAGAATCTGCTGGCTCATTGCCCATCATCATACTTATCAAGATGTTACCAGCCTCGACCACCGCATTCTGCTCGAAGCAGATTTCCTGGTGAATTCCTTCGAAGCCCACCTTGCTCCCGAAGGCATCATCACCTTCCGCGACCATGTATTCCGCTCGGAATCAGCTATCAGTATGCTGAATGATATGTGGGGGCTGTAA